From a region of the Gossypium raimondii isolate GPD5lz chromosome 10, ASM2569854v1, whole genome shotgun sequence genome:
- the LOC105776930 gene encoding 60S ribosomal protein L18a isoform X2 yields the protein MVTFRFHQYQVVGRAHPTESDEHPKIYRMKLWATNEVRAKSKFWYFLRKLKKVKKSNGQVLAINEIFEKNPTKIKNYGIWLRYQSRTGYHNMYKEYRDTTLNGAVEQMYTEMASRHRVRFPCIQIIKTATIPAKLCKRDSTKQFHNSKIKFPLVFKKVRPPTRKLKTTYKASKPNLFM from the exons TTTCATCAGTACCAAGTTGTTGGAAGGGCTCACCCAACAGAGAGCGATGAGCATCCCAAGATCTATAGGATGAAGCTCTGGGCCACCAATGAGGTTCGGGCAAAATCCAAGTTCTG GTACTTCTTGAGGAAGCTGAAGAAGGTTAAGAAGAGCAATGGTCAAGTCCTTGCCATCAATGAG ATTTTTGAGAAGAACCCTACCAAGATTAAGAATTACGGTATCTGGCTCCGGTACCAAAGCCGAACTGGTTACCACAACATGTACAAAGAGTACCGTGACACTACTTTGAACGGAGCTGTTGAACAGATGTACACTGAGATGGCTTCTCGCCACAGAGTCCGTTTCCCTTGCATCCAGATTATCAAAACTGCAACAATCCCAGCCAAGCTATGCAAGAGAGATAGCACCAAGCAGTTCCACAACTCCAAAATCAAGTTCCCATTGGTGTTCAAGAAGGTAAGGCCACCTACCAGGAAGCTGAAGACAACCTACAAGGCATCAAAGCCTAACTTGTTTATGTAA
- the LOC105776930 gene encoding 60S ribosomal protein L18a isoform X1 — MVTFRFHQYQVVGRAHPTESDEHPKIYRMKLWATNEVRAKSKFWYFLRKLKKVKKSNGQVLAINEIFEKNPTKIKNYGIWLRYQSRTGYHNMYKEYRDTTLNGAVEQMYTEMASRHRVRFPCIQIIKTATIPAKLCKRDSTKQFHNSKIKFPLVFKKVRPPTRKLKTTYKASKPNLFM; from the exons ATGGTTACTTTCAGG TTTCATCAGTACCAAGTTGTTGGAAGGGCTCACCCAACAGAGAGCGATGAGCATCCCAAGATCTATAGGATGAAGCTCTGGGCCACCAATGAGGTTCGGGCAAAATCCAAGTTCTG GTACTTCTTGAGGAAGCTGAAGAAGGTTAAGAAGAGCAATGGTCAAGTCCTTGCCATCAATGAG ATTTTTGAGAAGAACCCTACCAAGATTAAGAATTACGGTATCTGGCTCCGGTACCAAAGCCGAACTGGTTACCACAACATGTACAAAGAGTACCGTGACACTACTTTGAACGGAGCTGTTGAACAGATGTACACTGAGATGGCTTCTCGCCACAGAGTCCGTTTCCCTTGCATCCAGATTATCAAAACTGCAACAATCCCAGCCAAGCTATGCAAGAGAGATAGCACCAAGCAGTTCCACAACTCCAAAATCAAGTTCCCATTGGTGTTCAAGAAGGTAAGGCCACCTACCAGGAAGCTGAAGACAACCTACAAGGCATCAAAGCCTAACTTGTTTATGTAA